One Acidobacteriota bacterium genomic window carries:
- a CDS encoding CbbQ/NirQ/NorQ/GpvN family protein translates to MAQTKPNSGTLKTEPKSATIEKYLIKKEPYYLNIKDEATIFETAFQSKLPVMLKGPTGCGKTRFVEAMAYRLGRPLITVACHEDLSATDLVGRFLIEAEETVWHDGPLTTALKHGAICYLDEVVEARKDTIVLIHPLTDDRRVLPVEKLGQLLQAPDEFMLVTSYNPGYQSVLKDLKQSTRQRFLSIEFDYPTADKETDIVAHEGGVNEATARDLVKIGEKVRNLKGHGLEEGVSTRLLVYAAQLIAKGIDPVTACDVAIASPITDDAELQRGIREIVTTVI, encoded by the coding sequence CCCAAGAGCGCGACCATCGAAAAATATCTCATCAAAAAAGAGCCTTACTACCTCAACATCAAAGACGAAGCGACGATCTTCGAGACGGCGTTTCAATCCAAACTGCCCGTGATGTTGAAAGGCCCGACCGGTTGCGGCAAGACGCGCTTTGTCGAAGCGATGGCCTACCGCCTGGGCCGCCCGCTGATCACCGTCGCTTGCCACGAAGACCTTTCGGCCACCGATCTGGTGGGTCGCTTCCTGATCGAAGCCGAAGAGACCGTCTGGCACGACGGCCCGTTGACCACCGCGCTCAAACACGGCGCGATCTGTTACCTTGACGAAGTCGTCGAAGCGCGCAAAGACACCATCGTGCTGATTCACCCATTGACCGACGACCGCCGCGTGTTGCCTGTCGAAAAGCTGGGCCAGTTGTTACAAGCGCCTGATGAATTCATGCTCGTGACCTCGTACAACCCCGGCTATCAGAGCGTGCTGAAAGACTTGAAACAATCCACGCGCCAGCGCTTCCTTTCGATTGAATTTGATTACCCGACTGCCGACAAAGAGACCGACATCGTCGCGCACGAAGGCGGCGTCAACGAAGCCACCGCGCGCGACCTGGTCAAGATTGGCGAGAAGGTGCGCAACTTGAAAGGCCACGGCCTGGAAGAAGGTGTTTCGACGCGCTTGCTGGTGTACGCCGCGCAATTGATCGCCAAAGGCATTGACCCGGTGACCGCGTGCGATGTGGCGATTGCCAGCCCGATTACAGACGATGCCGAATTGCAGCGCGGGATTCGGGAGATCGTGACGACGGTGATTTAG